The Arachis duranensis cultivar V14167 chromosome 2, aradu.V14167.gnm2.J7QH, whole genome shotgun sequence genome has a window encoding:
- the LOC107475656 gene encoding uncharacterized protein LOC107475656, translating into MRDFNAITAYHEREGGRSKSTSSIEGFNNFLNMGGMVDLGFEGCRFTWSNRPYGGNLVRERLDWCLTTSNWCEAYPRSAVVHLNDQGSDHRPILLITEEEQRKIKRRFRFQERWCDEEEVGRIVREGWKDAVQGSPMFQLFTKLKRCRHHLVEWQWSKGSNSLQQINDLKQ; encoded by the coding sequence ATGAGAGACTTTAATGCTATAACGGCATATCATGAAAGGGAAGGGGGCAGATCAAAATCAACCTCATCGATTGAAGGTTTCAATAATTTTCTCAACATGGGTGGTATGGTGGATTTGGGGTTTGAAGGGTGTAGATTCACGTGGAGTAATAGGCCATATGGAGGCAACCTTGTCCGAGAGCGGCTTGATTGGTGTTTGACTACATCAAATTGGTGCGAGGCCTACCCTAGATCTGCCGTGGTACACCTAAATGATCAAGGTTCAGATCATAGGCCTATTTTGTTGATCACAGAGGAGGAGCAGAGGAAGATCAAAAGACGATTTAGATTTCAGGAGAGATggtgtgatgaagaagaagttggACGGATAGTTAGAGAAGGATGGAAAGACGCGGTGCAAGGGTCTCCAATGTTTCAGTTATTCACCAAACTCAAGAGATGTCGTCATCACTTGGTTGAGTGGCAATGGAGCAAGGGCAGCAACTCGCTGCAACAAATTAATGATCTAAAACAGTGA
- the LOC107475531 gene encoding putative disease resistance RPP13-like protein 1 has product MANNGDTVIMAGAKLLENMVVVDRRTWSILDFIEDAETRHLDNPAVKKWFQGIKDLCYDMLDVSEELQIQRAKKVRFLGLRLTRRKMKNIIHEFDALIQQFGQLRLRRSSELLVPTTSLVRTIPSPTFDNETTRTLISKLINVEDDEGDGIQCISIVGVGGIGKTTLAKFVFNKVRTHYRVAVWISVNQQFNVKRIAADIICFFGNEVLIDEMEVLELEIRRITTQLRCLFVLDDVWSVDRNEWLHLKRLFSHCAKGSRILITTRSKKVAEAAESAPTNIVSLNPLSDEDSLSLFKHFVQGGQDIGNENEEMELIGNSVGAYTVEWMPIYSVMPPALRQCLLYCSIIPKNHSIDVDKLIKLWMAQGYISSDEDDKMEKEGREYVQQLRHHSVFSEFKQDDDGSFKCKLDGGVSDFVQTLAESECHIMFLEGGVEMEVPKEKRVETDPRLRRHCTLSLVDQTLPESIANAEKLRTLIILSDSSYIDPSNLSSLLFRMKRLRALDMRSCSIKELPLKAAALLHLRYLNLSFNHELKKLPQSICNLLNLQTLNLNGCDSLRKLPKSIGKLIKLRHLEILWTTSLSYLPKGIASLTLLRTLNRFFGTSGSASSKECSLGDLENLNNIQGCITIDGLSGESEISEATRAGLKNKKDLLGLELWFSNAGSKDKDQILLDNLEAPPQLQFLGVFYYGGRSFPNWMIELNELKHLVLINCSECNVLPPLGKLPCLESLEIKNMPNVKMVGFEFLGIGLNHEDAGNEGSSSMIAFPRLQKLHFVKLGYWEEWNGINGNGGDDEKVMPLLSSLSVLNCKELRALPDYIKKKENLKPVIRGCPLLPGNTEKQE; this is encoded by the coding sequence ATGGCGAACAACGGGGATACAGTGATCATGGCGGGGGCAAAGCTTTTGGAGAACATGGTGGTGGTGGATAGGAGAACGTGGTCGATCCTGGATTTCATAGAGGATGCAGAGACACGACACTTAGATAATCCAGCTGTGAAGAAGTGGTTTCAAGGAATCAAAGATCTATGCTACGACATGTTGGATGTATCCGAAGAACTACAAATTCAGCGAGCAAAGAAAGTTCGGTTTCTAGGCCTCCGTCTTACACGCCGCAAGATGAAAAACATCATTCATGAATTTGATGCTTTAATTCAACAATTTGGCCAGTTGAGGCTTCGTCGAAGCTCAGAGTTACTCGTACCGACCACGAGTCTAGTACGTACTATTCCATCCCCAACTTTTGATAACGAAACTACTAGaactttaatttctaaattaatcAACGTGGAAGATGATGAAGGAGATGGTATTCAATGCATATCCATTGTTGGAGTGGGAGGAATAGGAAAAACTACGTTGGCTAAATTTGTGTTCAACAAAGTGAGAACTCATTATCGTGTCGCGGTATGGATATCTGtcaatcaacaattcaatgtgAAACGAATTGCTGCGGATATTATATGTTTTTTTGGTAATGAAGTGCTCATCGATGAAATGGAAGTATTAGAACTTGAAATTCGTCGAATCACTACCCAATTGAGATGCCTTTTTGTTCTGGACGACGTCTGGAGTGTGGATCGAAATGAATGGTTGCACCTAAAGAGATTGTTCAGTCACTGTGCCAAAGGAAGTAGAATATTGATAACCACACGGTCGAAGAAAGTGGCAGAAGCAGCAGAATCCGCACCAACCAACATCGTGTCTTTGAATCCTCTCTCAGATGAAGATTCTTTGTCACTTTTCAAACATTTTGTACAAGGTGGCCAAGACATTGGAAACGAGAATGAGGAGATGGAACTTATTGGGAATTCTGTTGGTGCCTATACAGTGGAATGGATGCCGATCTATTCTGTAATGCCTCCTGCTCTGAGACAATGCTTGTTGTATTGTTCCATCATCCCTAAGAATCACTCCATAGATGTGGACAAACTTATCAAACTCTGGATGGCGCAGGGTTATATTTCATCTGATGAAGACGACAAAATGGAAAAAGAAGGCAGGGAATATGTTCAACAATTGCGACATCATTCTGTATTCAGTGAGTTTAAACAGGATGACGATGGCAGCTTCAAGTGCAAATTGGACGGTGGAGTCAGTGACTTTGTCCAAACTCTTGCAGAGAGTGAATGCCACATAATGTTTCTTGAGGGTGGAGTAGAGATGGAAGTTCCCAAAGAAAAACGTGTTGAAACAGATCCCCGTCTTCGACGTCATTGTACCCTGAGTCTTGTAGATCAAACTTTACCGGAGTCAATTGCCAATGCAGAGAAACTACGTACTCTTATCATTTTGTCTGATTCTTCCTACATAGATCCATCCAATCTTTCCAGCCTACTTTTCCGTATGAAGAGGCTCAGAGCGTTAGATATGAGATCTTGTTCAATAAAAGAACTTCCACTGAAGGCAGCTGCATTGCTTCATCTAAGGTACcttaatttatctttcaatCATGAGTTGAAGAAGCTGCCTCAATCAATATGTAATTTGCTTAATTTGCAAACTTTGAATCTCAATGGATGTGATAGTCTTCGAAAACTACCAAAAAGTATAGGAAAATTAATCAAGTTGAGACATCTTGAGATTCTCTGGACAACAAGCCTTAGCTACCTACCAAAAGGGATTGCAAGCTTAACCTTGCTGAGAACCTTAAATCGATTCTTCGGGACCAGTGGCAGTGCTAGCAGCAAAGAATGCAGCCTTGGAGATTTGGAAAATCTAAACAATATCCAAGGGTGTATTACCATAGATGGATTGAGTGGTGAAAGTGAAATTTCTGAAGCTACAAGAGCAGGtctaaagaacaagaaagattTGCTTGGCTTGGAATTGTGGTTTTCTAACGCAGGATCCAAGGACAAGGATCAAATCCTATTGGATAATTTAGAAGCACCTCCTCAACTGCAATTCCTTGGAGTATTTTACTACGGAGGAAGATCATTCCCCAACTGGATGATTGAATTGAATGAACTAAAACATCTAGTGCTTATTAACTGTAGTGAATGCAATGTTTTGCCCCCTCTTGGGAAACTGCCATGCCTTGAATCACTCGAGATCAAGAATATGCCCAATGTGAAGATGGTAGGTTTTGAATTTCTGGGAATAGGACTAAATCATGAGGATGCTGGCAATGAAGGTTCCTCGTCTATGATTGCATTTCCCAGATTGCAAAAGCTTCACTTCGTAAAGTTGGGTTACTGGGAAGAGTGGAATGGAATCAATGGTAATGGTGGAGATGATGAGAAGGTTATGCCTCTATTGTCTTCTTTGTCAGTTCTAAACTGTAAAGAGTTAAGAGCACTTCCTGACTAcataaagaagaaggaaaatctGAAACCTGTTATTAGAGGATGTCCTTTGTTACCAGGAAACACAGAGAAgcaagaatag